One genomic region from Yersinia canariae encodes:
- a CDS encoding TRIC cation channel family protein yields the protein MLVYWLDILGTAVFAISGVLLAGKLRMDPFGVLVLGVVTAVGGGTIRDMALANGPVFWVKDPTDLVVAMVTCLATILLVRQPRRTPKWILPVLDAIGLAVFVGIGVNKAFAADASPLVAICMGVITGVGGGIIRDVLAREIPMILRTEIYATACIIGGIVHATAFYTFGMPLQQAMMLGMVITLGIRLAAIRWRLKLPTFEIEH from the coding sequence ATGCTGGTCTATTGGCTGGATATTTTAGGTACTGCGGTATTTGCTATTTCTGGTGTATTGCTGGCGGGGAAGTTGCGCATGGACCCCTTTGGCGTGTTAGTTTTGGGTGTCGTGACTGCGGTTGGCGGGGGGACAATACGCGATATGGCCTTAGCTAATGGCCCCGTATTTTGGGTAAAAGATCCCACTGACTTGGTGGTCGCGATGGTAACTTGCCTGGCAACTATTTTGCTGGTGCGACAGCCACGACGAACACCAAAATGGATATTGCCCGTGCTGGATGCTATCGGCCTGGCGGTATTCGTGGGTATCGGGGTCAATAAAGCGTTTGCTGCCGATGCCAGCCCCTTAGTTGCTATCTGTATGGGTGTCATAACGGGTGTCGGTGGGGGAATTATCCGTGATGTATTAGCCCGCGAGATCCCAATGATCCTACGGACTGAAATCTATGCCACCGCCTGTATCATTGGCGGCATTGTGCATGCTACGGCGTTTTATACTTTTGGCATGCCGCTGCAACAAGCAATGATGCTCGGCATGGTGATAACTCTTGGCATTAGACTTGCCGCTATCCGCTGGCGTTTGAAACTGCCGACATTTGAAATCGAGCATTAG
- the erpA gene encoding iron-sulfur cluster insertion protein ErpA, protein MSDETVLPLQFTEAAAKKVKLLISDEENPNLKLRVYITGGGCSGFQYGFTFDDQINDGDMTIEKQGVELVVDPMSLQYLVGGAVDYTEGLEGSRFIVTNPNAKSTCGCGSSFSI, encoded by the coding sequence ATGAGCGACGAAACAGTACTGCCCCTGCAGTTTACCGAGGCAGCGGCAAAAAAAGTGAAACTGCTGATTTCTGATGAGGAAAATCCAAATCTGAAGCTGCGGGTTTACATCACCGGTGGTGGATGCAGCGGGTTCCAATACGGCTTTACTTTTGATGACCAGATAAACGATGGTGATATGACCATTGAAAAGCAAGGTGTTGAACTGGTCGTTGACCCAATGAGCCTGCAATATCTGGTTGGCGGTGCAGTGGATTATACCGAAGGGCTGGAAGGTTCTCGCTTTATTGTGACAAACCCAAATGCGAAGAGCACTTGTGGGTGCGGTTCTTCTTTCAGCATTTAA